The Mycobacteriales bacterium genome includes a region encoding these proteins:
- a CDS encoding DUF4012 domain-containing protein, with the protein MPYLGRTLRTSGGLARAADDLARDALPALDRVAAGLTYDALRPSGDRVALDPLVAAREPLARVVSSLTATEARVRALPASFVLGPVRSARSSLLGELASLRGSAAVAELGARLGPPMLGAEGPRRYFVAILTNAELRGSGGLLGAYAILEADRGRLRLRELGTNSLLRNVAVPAVDLGPEFAARYDRFAARSYWVNANMSPHFPAASAVWTALWARTHGGERLDGTIAVDPVGLAAILRVTGPARLASGEVVTADNVVDLTEREAYARYAADNRARDAYLQDVARAAYQRVVSTRASASLLSALASAAGSRHLQVASEHPDEAAALAAAPIAGVLPETDRPYVEVTTQNAAGNKLDYYLRRSVTYERVDAETSRITVRLRNDAPPGLPAYVSNRLDLPGLKAPVPGQHRVYLSVFTTTGGGLLGATLDGAALAMESETERGHPVLSAFLPVDPGRERVLVLTVRDPGRGAPLVRPAPGVAADDVTVRGFGT; encoded by the coding sequence GTGCCGTACCTCGGCCGCACGCTGCGCACCTCCGGCGGCCTCGCCCGCGCCGCCGACGACCTGGCGCGCGACGCGCTCCCCGCGCTGGACCGCGTCGCCGCCGGGCTGACGTACGACGCGCTGCGCCCCTCCGGCGACCGCGTCGCGCTGGACCCGCTCGTCGCGGCGCGGGAGCCGCTGGCGCGGGTCGTCTCGTCGCTCACCGCGACCGAGGCGCGGGTGCGCGCGCTGCCGGCGTCGTTCGTGCTGGGGCCGGTGCGCTCCGCGCGGTCGTCGCTGCTGGGCGAGCTGGCGTCGTTGCGCGGCAGCGCCGCCGTGGCCGAGCTGGGCGCGCGGCTCGGGCCGCCGATGCTCGGCGCGGAGGGGCCGCGCCGGTACTTCGTCGCGATCCTCACCAACGCCGAGCTGCGCGGCTCCGGCGGCCTGCTCGGCGCGTACGCCATCCTCGAGGCCGACCGCGGCCGGCTGCGGCTGCGCGAGCTCGGCACCAACTCGTTGCTGCGCAACGTCGCGGTCCCCGCGGTGGACCTCGGCCCGGAGTTCGCCGCGCGGTACGACCGCTTCGCCGCCCGGTCGTACTGGGTGAACGCGAACATGAGCCCGCACTTCCCCGCCGCGTCGGCGGTGTGGACCGCGCTGTGGGCGCGCACCCACGGCGGCGAACGCCTCGACGGCACGATCGCGGTCGACCCGGTCGGCCTGGCCGCGATCCTCCGGGTCACCGGCCCGGCCCGGCTCGCGTCCGGCGAGGTCGTCACCGCCGACAACGTCGTCGACCTGACCGAGCGGGAGGCGTACGCGCGGTACGCCGCCGACAACCGCGCCCGCGACGCGTACCTCCAGGACGTCGCGCGGGCGGCGTACCAGCGGGTGGTGTCCACGCGCGCCTCCGCGTCGCTGCTCTCCGCGCTCGCCTCCGCCGCCGGGTCACGGCACCTCCAGGTCGCGTCGGAGCACCCGGACGAGGCGGCCGCGCTGGCCGCCGCGCCGATCGCGGGCGTACTCCCCGAGACGGACCGCCCGTACGTCGAGGTGACGACGCAGAACGCCGCCGGCAACAAGCTCGACTACTACCTGCGCCGCTCCGTGACGTACGAGCGGGTCGACGCCGAGACGTCGCGGATCACCGTCCGACTGCGCAACGACGCCCCGCCCGGCCTGCCCGCGTACGTCTCCAACCGGCTCGACCTGCCCGGCCTCAAGGCGCCGGTGCCGGGGCAGCACCGCGTCTACCTGTCGGTGTTCACGACGACCGGCGGCGGGCTGCTCGGCGCGACGCTGGACGGCGCGGCGCTGGCGATGGAGTCGGAGACCGAGCGCGGGCACCCGGTGCTGTCGGCGTTCCTGCCCGTCGACCCGGGCCGGGAGCGCGTGCTGGTGCTGACCGTCCGCGACCCCGGGCGCGGCGCGCCACTGGTCCGGCCGGCGCCGGGGGTCGCCGCGGACGACGTGACGGTGAGAGGGTTCGGGACGTGA
- a CDS encoding LPXTG cell wall anchor domain-containing protein, with the protein MRFRTLVGGLLAAFLLGGAVTPALAQYPPSVGAGKVTRSELKQCQCTNFSGEGFAPGASITITDVYPDGSRHVVQTVVADSKGGFKTKVCFDEHAPQGRHTLVARGDAAGGKGKHEVRSDVTVAGSVCYQKGDEVHGTRFERGTGGLPKTGSDTTVPALLLGFGLVVAGSGVVLVYRRRPYAVRS; encoded by the coding sequence GTGAGGTTCCGGACTCTGGTCGGGGGGCTGCTCGCCGCGTTCCTGCTCGGCGGCGCGGTGACCCCTGCGCTCGCGCAGTACCCGCCGTCCGTCGGCGCAGGCAAGGTGACCCGCAGCGAGCTCAAGCAGTGCCAGTGCACGAACTTCTCCGGCGAGGGCTTCGCGCCCGGCGCGAGCATCACCATCACCGACGTCTACCCGGACGGCAGCCGCCACGTCGTGCAGACCGTCGTCGCCGACAGCAAGGGCGGGTTCAAGACCAAGGTCTGCTTCGACGAGCACGCGCCGCAGGGCCGCCACACGCTCGTCGCGCGCGGCGACGCCGCCGGCGGAAAGGGCAAGCACGAGGTCCGCTCCGACGTCACCGTCGCCGGCAGCGTCTGCTACCAGAAGGGCGACGAGGTCCACGGCACCCGCTTCGAGCGCGGCACCGGCGGCCTGCCCAAGACCGGCAGCGACACGACCGTCCCCGCGCTGCTCCTCGGCTTCGGCCTCGTCGTCGCCGGCTCCGGCGTCGTCCTCGTGTACCGCCGCCGCCCCTACGCCGTACGGTCCTGA
- a CDS encoding NlpC/P60 family protein, whose protein sequence is MATRRTALRTFAALAATAVALTLAPRVAVADPSRPTIEAKRRLEQLTVEVETAAEHYNEARIALESARRESARAFARVQAKEAEVAAGQRGLGDLIAAAYRSGGGVDPLVALLTTSTPQDFLDRAGTIDAVGRNREGQIRTLRAARRALEHERQLAAEKVKAADAIAADMERTRRRIEKSVAEQEALVARLETADARRERLEREAAARRAAQLAAARAEAARRAAAEAARRAALRASRTRSFRPTAYAGPASGRASVAVAEAYRQLGKPYRWGAAGPDSFDCSGLTMWAWAKAGVSLPHHSGSQYQQGRHVSRGELQPGDLVFFGSPIHHVGIYVGGGNMISAPQTGDVVKVQPAFRDDYVGATRL, encoded by the coding sequence GTGGCGACCCGACGCACCGCCCTCCGCACGTTCGCGGCCCTCGCCGCGACCGCGGTGGCGCTGACCCTGGCCCCCCGCGTGGCGGTCGCCGACCCGAGCCGGCCGACGATCGAGGCGAAGCGCCGGCTGGAGCAGCTCACCGTCGAGGTCGAGACGGCCGCGGAGCACTACAACGAGGCCCGGATCGCGCTGGAGTCGGCCCGGCGCGAGTCGGCGCGGGCGTTCGCGCGGGTGCAAGCGAAGGAGGCGGAGGTCGCCGCCGGCCAGCGCGGGCTCGGCGACCTCATCGCGGCGGCGTACCGCTCGGGCGGCGGCGTCGACCCGCTCGTCGCGCTGCTCACGACGTCGACGCCGCAGGACTTCCTCGACCGCGCCGGCACCATCGACGCGGTCGGGCGCAACCGCGAGGGACAGATCAGGACGTTGCGGGCGGCGCGGCGCGCGCTGGAGCACGAGCGGCAGCTCGCGGCGGAGAAGGTGAAGGCCGCCGACGCGATCGCCGCCGACATGGAACGCACCCGCCGGCGCATCGAGAAGTCCGTCGCCGAGCAGGAGGCGCTGGTCGCGCGGCTGGAGACGGCCGACGCCCGCCGCGAACGCCTCGAACGCGAGGCCGCCGCGCGCCGCGCGGCCCAGCTCGCCGCGGCGCGGGCCGAGGCGGCCCGCCGGGCGGCGGCGGAGGCGGCGCGCCGGGCGGCGCTGCGCGCCTCGCGCACGCGCTCGTTCCGCCCCACGGCGTACGCCGGGCCGGCCAGCGGCCGCGCGTCGGTCGCCGTGGCGGAGGCGTACCGGCAGCTCGGCAAGCCGTACCGGTGGGGCGCGGCCGGGCCGGACTCGTTCGACTGCTCCGGCCTGACCATGTGGGCGTGGGCGAAGGCGGGCGTCAGCCTGCCGCACCACAGCGGCTCGCAGTACCAGCAGGGCCGGCACGTCTCCCGCGGCGAGCTCCAGCCCGGCGACCTCGTGTTCTTCGGCAGCCCGATCCACCACGTCGGCATCTACGTCGGCGGCGGCAACATGATCAGCGCACCGCAGACCGGCGATGTCGTCAAGGTGCAGCCGGCGTTCCGCGACGACTACGTCGGCGCCACCCGCTTGTAG
- a CDS encoding EAL domain-containing protein, translated as MTRTRSRSERARTLLPLAALVVGTGTSVASSGYLARTQHRDTRERFAHRSAEAVHALVHGLDSSGDALRGVRGLFDGAAPPPESQFRRFVDSLDVGARYPGVVSVSYVRDDAARAPAYTVRLGPGPDLTGSPEAAAAQDHARDAGAPVVTPPLRPPGGAGPATFVVYLPVYRGGGTPPTVPQRRARLAGWVAGSFVGEAFVGGRLAGATAVEAALYEGPVAEPGALAGASPGYADAVGGDGMVSDTRAEVFGMPWTVRTVAPPGFTPASYVVAPWLLLVGSLVLTVLCAFVLRLLLSARGRAERLAAETTDTLRESEERFRALADHSPTGVFFAGADGELSYWNPRLLAMAGVDDLAGRNPRDLVHPDDRTRIDAAWDGALATHEVFRATFRVRCPDGSSRWLDVAAGPTRDARGAVTGWVGSADDVTNDVEARRHTDRLTRILEHTTDLVTLTDPAGEVVWANEAARAFLRDAGLVPHRLGDLVAPGARGYFADVVLPALRRDGVWSGELSLLAGDGREVPVSQLIQAHHGADGAVEYYSFSARDLTERRDYQTRLAHEVLHDRLTGLPNRALFVDRLTQSVARTARRDSLLAVLFIDLDRFKLVNDSLGHEAGDRLLLEVAARLQSVLRSGDTAARFGGDEFTLLCEEVVDEAQATAIANRVLSVLAVPFVLHGSPVHLTGSVGIVLSDGGPGTRPEDLLRDADAALHRAKDLGKARYELFDERVRASALARFHTETALHDAIELGQLRVHYQPEVCLRTGRVVAAEALVRWLHPVKGLVAPDEFVPLAEETGLIDRIGAWVLREACAQAARWRDLRDDGKPFVVWVNLSPRQLGPDVVDLVARAIAETGVAPDQLGLEVTETALLGDIDAAVDVLQRLRALGVRIVIDDFGTGYSSLAYLRRLPVDGVKIDRSFVSSLGSSKEDEAIVGAVVGMASALRLTTVAEGVETREQLDHVVRLGVEMAQGFYFARPAPFGSLDALLAHPPDWPGLDLPAPREAVADLRAARRRRG; from the coding sequence ATGACCAGGACCCGGTCGCGCTCCGAGCGCGCCAGAACGCTGCTGCCGCTCGCCGCGCTCGTCGTCGGCACCGGCACCTCCGTCGCGTCCAGCGGCTACCTCGCGCGGACCCAGCACCGCGACACGCGGGAACGGTTCGCGCACCGGTCGGCGGAGGCCGTGCACGCGCTGGTCCACGGCCTGGACTCCTCCGGCGACGCGCTGCGCGGCGTGCGCGGGCTGTTCGACGGCGCGGCCCCGCCGCCGGAGAGCCAGTTCCGGCGGTTCGTCGACTCGCTCGACGTCGGCGCCCGCTACCCCGGCGTCGTCTCCGTCTCCTACGTCCGCGACGACGCCGCCCGCGCGCCCGCGTACACGGTGCGGCTCGGCCCGGGGCCGGACCTCACCGGCAGCCCGGAGGCCGCCGCCGCGCAGGACCACGCGCGCGACGCCGGCGCGCCCGTCGTGACGCCGCCGCTGCGGCCGCCCGGCGGCGCCGGCCCGGCGACGTTCGTCGTCTACCTGCCCGTCTACCGCGGCGGCGGCACGCCGCCGACGGTCCCGCAGCGCCGCGCCCGGCTGGCCGGCTGGGTCGCCGGCTCGTTCGTCGGCGAGGCGTTCGTCGGCGGCCGGCTGGCGGGCGCCACCGCCGTGGAGGCGGCGTTGTACGAGGGGCCGGTGGCGGAGCCCGGCGCGCTCGCCGGCGCCTCCCCCGGCTACGCCGACGCCGTCGGCGGCGACGGCATGGTCAGCGACACCCGCGCCGAGGTGTTCGGGATGCCGTGGACGGTGCGGACGGTCGCGCCGCCGGGCTTCACCCCAGCGTCGTACGTCGTCGCGCCGTGGCTGCTGCTCGTCGGCAGCCTGGTCCTCACGGTGCTCTGCGCGTTCGTGCTGCGGCTGCTGCTGTCCGCCCGCGGCCGGGCCGAACGCCTCGCCGCCGAGACCACGGACACGTTGCGGGAGAGCGAGGAACGCTTCCGCGCGCTCGCCGACCACTCGCCCACCGGCGTCTTCTTCGCCGGCGCCGACGGCGAGCTGTCGTACTGGAACCCGCGGCTGCTCGCCATGGCCGGCGTCGACGACCTCGCCGGGCGGAACCCGCGCGACCTCGTCCACCCCGACGACCGGACGCGGATCGACGCCGCGTGGGACGGCGCGCTGGCGACGCACGAGGTGTTCCGGGCGACGTTCCGCGTCCGCTGCCCCGACGGCTCCTCGCGCTGGCTCGACGTCGCCGCCGGGCCGACGCGGGACGCGCGCGGCGCCGTCACCGGCTGGGTCGGCAGCGCCGACGACGTCACCAACGACGTCGAGGCGCGGCGGCACACCGACCGGCTCACCCGCATCCTCGAGCACACCACCGACCTCGTGACGCTGACCGACCCGGCCGGCGAGGTGGTGTGGGCGAACGAGGCGGCGCGGGCGTTCCTCCGCGACGCCGGGCTGGTGCCGCACCGGCTCGGCGACCTCGTCGCGCCGGGCGCCCGGGGGTACTTCGCCGATGTCGTACTGCCGGCGTTGCGCCGCGACGGCGTGTGGAGCGGCGAGCTGTCGCTGCTCGCCGGCGACGGCCGCGAGGTGCCGGTGTCGCAGCTCATCCAGGCGCACCACGGCGCCGACGGCGCCGTCGAGTACTACTCGTTCAGCGCCCGCGACCTCACCGAGCGCCGCGACTACCAGACACGGCTCGCGCACGAGGTGCTGCACGACCGGCTGACCGGCCTGCCGAACCGCGCGCTGTTCGTCGACCGGCTCACGCAGAGCGTCGCGCGCACCGCGCGGCGGGACTCGTTGCTGGCGGTGCTGTTCATCGACCTGGACCGGTTCAAGCTGGTCAACGACTCCCTCGGCCACGAGGCCGGCGACCGGCTGCTGCTCGAGGTCGCGGCGCGGCTGCAGAGCGTGCTGCGTTCCGGCGACACGGCGGCGCGGTTCGGCGGCGACGAGTTCACGCTGCTCTGCGAGGAGGTCGTCGACGAGGCGCAGGCCACCGCCATCGCCAACCGCGTGCTCTCCGTCCTCGCCGTGCCGTTCGTGCTGCACGGCTCGCCCGTCCACCTCACCGGGTCGGTCGGCATCGTGCTCTCCGACGGCGGCCCCGGCACCCGGCCGGAGGACCTGCTGCGCGACGCCGACGCGGCGTTGCACCGCGCCAAGGACCTCGGCAAGGCGCGGTACGAGCTGTTCGACGAACGGGTGCGCGCCTCCGCGCTGGCGCGGTTCCACACCGAGACCGCGCTGCACGACGCCATCGAGCTCGGCCAGCTCCGCGTCCACTACCAGCCCGAGGTCTGCCTGCGCACCGGCCGCGTCGTCGCGGCCGAGGCGCTCGTCCGCTGGCTGCACCCGGTCAAGGGGCTGGTCGCGCCGGACGAGTTCGTGCCGCTCGCCGAGGAGACCGGCCTGATCGACCGGATCGGCGCCTGGGTGCTGCGCGAGGCGTGCGCGCAGGCCGCCCGGTGGCGGGACCTGCGCGACGACGGCAAGCCGTTCGTCGTCTGGGTCAACCTCTCCCCGCGCCAGCTCGGCCCGGACGTCGTCGACCTCGTCGCCCGCGCGATCGCCGAGACCGGCGTCGCGCCCGACCAGCTCGGCCTCGAGGTCACCGAGACCGCGCTGCTCGGCGACATCGACGCCGCCGTCGACGTGCTGCAACGGCTCCGCGCGCTCGGCGTGCGCATCGTCATCGACGACTTCGGCACCGGCTACTCGTCGCTCGCCTACCTGCGCCGGCTGCCGGTCGACGGCGTGAAGATCGACCGGTCGTTCGTCTCCTCGCTCGGCTCCTCGAAGGAGGACGAGGCGATCGTCGGCGCCGTCGTCGGCATGGCGTCCGCGCTGCGCCTCACCACCGTCGCCGAGGGCGTCGAGACGCGCGAGCAGCTCGACCACGTCGTACGGCTCGGGGTGGAGATGGCGCAGGGGTTCTACTTCGCGCGGCCGGCGCCGTTCGGCTCGCTCGACGCCTTGCTGGCGCACCCGCCCGACTGGCCGGGGCTGGACCTGCCCGCGCCGCGCGAGGCGGTCGCCGACCTCCGCGCCGCCCGCCGCCGCCGCGGCTAG
- a CDS encoding acyl-CoA dehydrogenase family protein produces MDFTITPEQTAFRRSVLEWASAVVAPEARDRDKAGRWDPEVWRSLAAQGLAGLPVPEEHGGAGASIVETCLANEAIGEGGHDGGLNLSLGAHWTIGTVPIWLHGTPEQQARYLPRLCSGEWIGSWASTEPEAGSDAGGIRTRAVRDGDEWIIDGTKMFITNGPIAQLCTVLAVTDPDAGPGRGVSAFLVETDNPGFAVGRELDKMGCRSSPTAEIVLTGCRVPADAMLGPEGEALWRIAFECFDWERTVMIAGSIGGMAATLDASVAYAKERRQFGKPIAHFQAVAHKLAEMKINLEVCRTAVYRAAWLKQAGLPHQVEASIAKTLVGDLSVRNALEAIQIHGGYGYMRDFSPERALRDAKLTSIGGGTTEIQKMIISRALLGE; encoded by the coding sequence ATGGACTTCACGATCACGCCGGAGCAGACGGCGTTCCGGCGCTCGGTCCTCGAGTGGGCGAGCGCGGTCGTCGCGCCGGAGGCCCGGGACCGCGACAAGGCGGGTCGCTGGGACCCGGAGGTGTGGCGTTCGCTCGCCGCGCAGGGGCTCGCCGGCCTCCCGGTGCCGGAGGAGCACGGCGGCGCGGGTGCGTCGATCGTCGAGACCTGCCTCGCCAACGAGGCGATCGGCGAGGGCGGCCACGACGGCGGCCTCAACCTCTCCCTCGGCGCCCACTGGACCATCGGCACCGTCCCGATCTGGCTGCACGGCACCCCCGAGCAGCAGGCGCGGTACCTGCCGCGGCTCTGCTCCGGCGAGTGGATCGGCTCGTGGGCGTCGACCGAGCCGGAGGCCGGCAGCGACGCCGGCGGCATCCGCACCCGCGCCGTGCGCGACGGTGACGAGTGGATTATCGACGGAACCAAGATGTTCATCACCAACGGCCCCATCGCCCAGCTCTGCACCGTCCTCGCGGTCACCGACCCGGACGCGGGCCCCGGGCGCGGCGTGAGCGCGTTCCTCGTGGAGACCGACAACCCCGGCTTCGCCGTCGGGCGCGAGCTGGACAAGATGGGCTGCCGTTCGTCGCCGACGGCGGAGATCGTCCTCACCGGCTGCCGCGTCCCCGCCGACGCGATGCTCGGGCCGGAGGGCGAGGCGTTGTGGCGGATCGCGTTCGAGTGCTTCGACTGGGAACGCACCGTCATGATCGCGGGCTCCATCGGCGGCATGGCGGCGACGCTCGACGCGTCGGTCGCGTACGCGAAGGAGCGGCGGCAGTTCGGCAAGCCGATCGCGCACTTCCAGGCCGTCGCGCACAAGCTCGCCGAGATGAAGATCAACCTCGAGGTCTGCCGCACCGCCGTCTACCGCGCCGCGTGGCTGAAGCAGGCGGGCCTGCCGCACCAGGTCGAGGCGTCGATCGCGAAGACGCTCGTCGGCGACCTGTCGGTGCGCAACGCGCTCGAAGCCATCCAGATCCACGGCGGCTACGGGTACATGCGTGACTTCTCGCCCGAACGCGCCCTCCGCGACGCGAAGCTCACCTCCATCGGCGGCGGCACCACCGAGATCCAGAAGATGATCATCTCCCGGGCGCTCTTGGGCGAGTAG
- a CDS encoding CoA pyrophosphatase, producing the protein MSALADGVLLQCAVLALVDRWPTPSFVLTQRADGVGIDPGAICWPGGRSRPEETPRETALREAAEEISLPPESVSILCEGPTVVVPDRAWAIVPVLALLLEPAAFAPAASEVATIHLVPLDDLIDPRTHRHVTTPGGRELAWELPAGRLWGPTATITGWALDMVASGWTRRGCPDGIPPLAPDQAIGCPP; encoded by the coding sequence ATGAGCGCGCTTGCCGACGGTGTGCTGCTTCAGTGCGCCGTTCTTGCGCTCGTTGATCGGTGGCCGACGCCGTCGTTCGTGCTGACCCAGCGCGCCGACGGCGTCGGCATCGATCCGGGCGCCATCTGCTGGCCGGGAGGACGCTCTCGTCCGGAGGAGACTCCGCGCGAGACTGCGTTACGCGAGGCCGCGGAGGAGATCTCCCTGCCTCCCGAGTCGGTCTCGATCCTCTGCGAGGGACCGACCGTCGTGGTGCCGGATCGCGCGTGGGCGATCGTGCCGGTCCTCGCGTTGCTGCTCGAGCCGGCTGCGTTCGCACCGGCCGCGTCGGAGGTCGCCACGATCCACCTGGTGCCCCTCGACGATCTGATCGACCCGAGGACGCACCGGCACGTCACCACGCCGGGAGGGCGTGAGCTGGCGTGGGAGCTGCCGGCAGGGCGGCTGTGGGGGCCAACGGCGACCATCACCGGCTGGGCGCTCGACATGGTGGCATCCGGGTGGACACGCCGCGGATGCCCGGACGGCATACCGCCTCTTGCACCGGATCAGGCCATCGGTTGTCCGCCATGA
- a CDS encoding thiamine pyrophosphate-binding protein produces the protein MFARQLVREGVDTIFTLTGGHISPLLDGCVRAGVRVVDVRHEQAAAHAADAYARLTRNVGVAVVTAGPGLTGVVTAVANAHSAGSPLVVVAGRNPLALEGAGALQEAPHADLLKPVTKRTDVAFDAWRIGELLHWACATATAPRCGPAFLDLPLDVQLTPVDPARIVVPSDRRTVAAAGVDPGVTDAAVKLLSAASTPVILVGTGAYWADAGPELAAVAEAMNAPVFLNGMARGLLPTTHPCVGALARSWALERADSVLLVGGDFDFRLGYGRSGLREDVAVIQVDPQADRIGHNRAVTHGVVGDVRAFLGAVADASGAGRTDKTWLAEVRAEELSREHKRLPLLRSEQVPIHPLRLATEVARFADDDAVFVGDGGDVVTAAASVVRANVPGHWMDPGPFGCLGIGAPFAMAARLARPGHQVVALFGDGSFGFNGFEYDSAVRQSLPFVGVIGNDGAWGEMKAFHRDLFGEEHLVAQDLSRATRYDLVVEALGGYGERVTEPAEIAPALRRAADSGVPAVVDVHVAPRQQPRHHTSEG, from the coding sequence GTGTTCGCACGGCAGCTCGTGCGCGAGGGCGTCGACACCATCTTCACGCTCACGGGCGGCCACATCTCGCCGTTGCTCGACGGTTGCGTCCGCGCGGGGGTCCGTGTGGTGGACGTACGTCACGAGCAGGCGGCCGCACACGCCGCGGATGCGTACGCGCGGCTCACCCGGAACGTCGGTGTCGCCGTCGTCACGGCCGGGCCGGGCCTCACCGGCGTAGTCACCGCCGTCGCGAACGCGCACAGCGCCGGCAGCCCGTTGGTCGTAGTGGCCGGCCGGAACCCGCTCGCGCTCGAAGGTGCGGGGGCGCTCCAGGAAGCACCGCACGCCGACCTGCTCAAGCCGGTGACGAAACGCACGGACGTCGCGTTCGATGCTTGGCGTATCGGGGAGCTCCTGCACTGGGCCTGCGCAACGGCCACCGCTCCCAGGTGCGGGCCCGCGTTCCTCGACCTACCGCTCGACGTGCAGCTCACGCCCGTCGACCCGGCTCGCATCGTCGTACCCTCCGACCGGCGCACGGTGGCCGCCGCGGGTGTCGACCCCGGCGTCACTGATGCCGCCGTGAAGCTGCTCTCGGCGGCGAGCACACCGGTCATCCTCGTCGGTACCGGCGCCTATTGGGCGGACGCCGGACCTGAGCTGGCTGCCGTAGCGGAAGCGATGAACGCGCCAGTCTTTCTCAACGGCATGGCGCGCGGGCTGTTGCCTACGACGCACCCGTGCGTCGGGGCGCTCGCGAGGTCGTGGGCGCTGGAACGAGCGGACTCCGTCCTGCTCGTCGGCGGTGACTTCGACTTCCGCCTTGGTTACGGCCGATCCGGACTACGTGAGGATGTCGCTGTCATTCAGGTCGACCCGCAGGCCGATCGCATCGGGCACAACCGGGCAGTGACACACGGCGTCGTGGGGGACGTACGCGCGTTCCTGGGCGCGGTCGCCGACGCATCCGGCGCAGGACGCACCGACAAGACGTGGCTCGCCGAGGTTCGCGCCGAGGAGCTCTCCCGCGAGCACAAGAGGCTGCCGTTGCTCCGGTCGGAGCAGGTACCGATCCACCCACTTCGCCTCGCAACGGAGGTCGCCCGCTTCGCCGACGACGACGCGGTGTTCGTCGGCGACGGTGGCGACGTCGTGACCGCGGCCGCGTCGGTGGTTCGCGCCAACGTGCCCGGTCACTGGATGGATCCGGGCCCGTTCGGGTGCCTCGGCATCGGCGCTCCGTTCGCGATGGCCGCGCGACTCGCACGACCAGGGCACCAGGTCGTCGCCCTGTTCGGCGACGGTTCGTTCGGCTTCAACGGTTTCGAGTACGACTCGGCCGTCCGCCAGTCGCTGCCGTTCGTCGGCGTCATCGGCAACGACGGGGCGTGGGGCGAGATGAAGGCATTCCACCGTGACCTCTTCGGGGAAGAGCACCTCGTAGCGCAGGATCTCTCCCGCGCGACTCGCTACGACCTCGTCGTCGAGGCGCTCGGCGGCTACGGCGAACGCGTGACGGAGCCAGCCGAGATCGCCCCCGCTCTACGTAGAGCAGCGGACTCAGGCGTCCCTGCAGTCGTCGACGTCCACGTCGCACCCCGCCAACAGCCCCGACACCACACCTCGGAAGGGTGA
- a CDS encoding iron-containing redox enzyme family protein codes for MTSPTYSLPVLVGSVQRTDDQLVVATPGGDYLIDAGPHTVAVEAVLRLLDGHHRPADLADRLAEHDVRSLLNALDERHLLAEPGPATARPAIAVLLEIEDLTNDLLHRTLYRNEYWKAVHQGTDGVPLNVLYGTAIENYHFLFRESWFDAPVLPYPYSRSARVLVNEFYAEEIGHDELILRSLEHLGISRDDLARTMPLATTVALCNALSYWARYDPLFFLTTIGTLEGKDIDTDSYLEACERAALPPEFVRPLRAHSEINLRGGHGNLTRAIFAGLGSGIDDLTTARLRAQTQLFVELYDAFYSGIWDYYSQPGNPLVRSITTTEG; via the coding sequence GTGACCAGCCCCACCTACTCGCTACCCGTTCTCGTCGGGAGTGTGCAGCGCACCGACGACCAGCTCGTCGTCGCCACTCCCGGGGGCGACTACCTCATCGACGCCGGCCCGCACACCGTTGCCGTCGAAGCGGTGCTCCGCCTCCTCGACGGACACCACCGTCCGGCTGATCTCGCCGACCGGCTGGCGGAGCACGACGTGCGCTCCCTCCTGAACGCCCTGGACGAGCGTCACCTGCTCGCCGAGCCGGGCCCCGCGACGGCACGACCGGCGATCGCGGTCCTGCTCGAGATCGAGGACCTGACCAACGACCTGCTGCACAGGACGCTCTACCGCAACGAGTACTGGAAGGCCGTGCATCAGGGCACCGATGGCGTTCCGCTGAACGTCCTGTACGGGACCGCGATCGAGAACTACCACTTCCTGTTTCGCGAGAGCTGGTTCGACGCGCCTGTCCTGCCCTACCCGTACAGCCGCAGCGCCCGAGTGCTGGTGAACGAGTTCTACGCGGAGGAGATCGGTCACGACGAGCTGATCCTGCGCAGTCTCGAGCACCTGGGAATCTCCCGCGACGACCTCGCCCGGACGATGCCGCTCGCGACGACGGTGGCGCTGTGCAACGCGTTGTCGTACTGGGCGCGCTACGACCCGCTGTTCTTCCTCACGACCATCGGCACCCTGGAGGGGAAGGACATCGACACCGACTCGTACCTCGAGGCGTGTGAACGTGCCGCGTTGCCGCCAGAGTTCGTCCGGCCGCTTCGCGCGCACTCGGAGATCAACCTCCGGGGCGGCCATGGAAACCTCACCAGAGCCATCTTCGCCGGACTCGGCTCCGGCATCGATGACCTGACGACGGCTCGGCTCCGTGCACAGACCCAGCTGTTCGTCGAGCTGTACGACGCCTTCTACAGCGGCATCTGGGACTACTACTCGCAGCCGGGCAACCCGCTCGTCCGCAGCATCACGACGACGGAGGGATGA